The Methylocella silvestris BL2 DNA segment ACGCAGCAAAGCGATCGCGCCTGTCGCATAGCAGCCGGGATTTGAGATGAGCTTTGCTTGCGCGATCGCCTCGGCCTGGCCCTTGGCCAATTCGGGAAAGCCGTAGGTCCAGCCGGGCGCGACGCGATGCGCGGTCGAAGCGTCGAGCACCCGCGGGCCCGCGGACCCCAGCGTCTCGACGATGGCGACAGTTTCGCGCGCGGCGTCGTCGGGCAAGCATAAAATGACGACGTCGACGCCGGCGAGCAGCTTCGCCTTGGCGTCCCGATCCTTGCGCAACTCGGGCGGCAGGCTTCTCAGTTCGATCCCCGGTTCGGAGGCAAGCCGCGTCTTGATGCCAAGGCCGGTGGTTCCGGCTTCGCCGTCGATGAATATCTTGCCCTGCATGAGCCGCCGCCTCTTGAGGTCCCGCCTTTAAAGGCCGGGACTTATAACAGACCCCGCCGTTCATGACCCCAGATAGTCATGCCCGGACCTCAATAGAATCATGCCCGGGGGTTGAACCCGGGCATTCCGTCACGGAGGTAGTGGTTTGGATCGCCGGTTCAATCCCCGATCACATCGGGGGACGACCAACCGCAGGACGGAACGGTCCGGGCGGCAGGGAACTGGAGGCGTCCCGCTACGCCATTTGCGCTTCATAAGCCGAATCCGCCCCGGCCGCGGTCGTCCGTGCGTTGAGCCCGGCGACCGCCATGCGGCCGACGTCAGCCGCCAGCTGCTCGATGAATCGGCGGTCGATGGTGAGGTTGAGCGGCGGTTGAGACAGCATGTCGTAATGACGGATGAAGGGCGCGACCTGTTGGGTCAGCCAGATCGTCGCGATGGTGATTTCCGCGCGCGGGGCGCCGGCGGGCAGAAAGCGGCGCACGATCTTTTCGGCCTGGTCTAGCATCGGCAGTTCCGCGCTGGCGATAAAATCAAGGTAGATCGGCGTCGGGGCCAGGGTCTCCCAGGCCAGGATGCGTAGATAGCGGCTGAGCTGGTCGTGTTTTTCGAGCGCCGTCACCTGCTGGCGGATGAACAGACGCACGGCCTCTTCGCGGCCGACGCGGTCGACCGTCTCCTCATCGAGGAGCGAAGCCTCGCGCAGCGCCGCGAAGGCGAGACGCAAAACCTCGCGATAAAGCGCTTCCTTGCCGCCAAAATGATAGTTGATCGCCGCCTGATTGACCGCGGCGCGCCGGGTGATCTCGCGCACGGCGGCGCGCTCGAAGCCGTTTTCTGCAAAGGCGACGGCGGCGTGGGCGAGCAGCGCCTGGCGGGTCAAATCGGCAATCTTCACGATTTCGGTTTCTTGACCAAGGCTGTCACCGAATCGCCGACGGACGCCATGCCCTCGACCAAACGCTTGTCGGAAGCCGAAACAAATTCACCGATGCCGGAGACGAGCCAGCCGCCCCCGTCGATCGCGCGCTGATGGGAAGCGGAGACGAAGGCGCCAATGCCGGAGACGAGCCCGACGCTGTACTTCAACGGATTAAGCGAATCGATCCAATCCGAGGGGGCGGACGCGGCGGCAGGCGTGTGAGCTGCTAGCGCTTGAGGGACATTGCCCGGCGCATTGCTCTGGATGTTGGCCTGCGCATTGATCGGCGCACTGGCCTGAACGTTGGCCGCGACGCGGTCCTTGCCGGCTTGCGAATGGTCCAGCAGGGCGGCGCGGCGGCGCGGCGGAAGCGGAGCGGCCGCGCCGGTTGCGCCAGCCGCGGGTTCGGCCGCCGCTTCGAGCGCCGCGGCCCTCGGCGCCACAATATGAGACAGCGCGACGCGCTCCAGAAAATCGGCGGTCGCGTCGCCTGATTCGTTTGGCGCCAGGGCCGGAACGGCGGCGACGCGCAGATCGACCGCCGCAAAGTCGGGCGCGGGCTTCGTCAGATGCGAGACAAGCATCATGACAAGAAGCGTCGAGAAGACCGAAACAAGCACCTCGGCGACCAGCTTTTGCGTCACGGCGTGCAGGCCCTTGCGTAGCATCACTGGGATCGGCGTGGGCATCGGGGCCTCCTGCGCTAATTCAAACGTCTGTTTGAACTTCACGCCTGTTGGAGGCGAAATTATGTCGCAGCGCAAGAATGCTTCGCCGTTTCGAACGGTGCGTGAATGCGGCCACACTTAGCTTCGCTCGCCGTCGAGATGCGCCATCTGGCCGGCGTCGGAGCGCGTTCCCTCGCTTGTATCGACCACCATTTCCAACCAAAGGCCCAAAAAACAAAAGCCCGCCAAAAATGACGGGGTTTGCCAGAAGTCCGAGGGCGGCCCGGAGACCGCCCTGATCGTCGAAAATCCAAAAACCTTAGCGCTTCGAGAACTGGAAGCTGCGGCGGGCTTTCTTCTTGCCGTATTTCTTGCGCTCGACCACGCGCGAGTCGCGGGTCAAAAAGCCTTCCTTCTTGAGCACGCCGCGCAGCTCCGGCTCGAAGGCGACGAGCGCCTTGGACAGGCCGTGGCGGACGGCGCCCGCCTGCCCGGACAGGCCGCCGCCGGCGACGGTGACGGTCAAATCATATTGGTCGACGCGCTTTGCGACGCCCAGCGGCTGCTGCAAAATCATGCGCAGCACCGGACGGGCGAAATAAACCTCGACGGCGCGGCCGTTGACGACGACCTTGCCGGAGCCCGGCTTGATCCAGACGCGGGCGACGGCGTCCTTGCGCTTGCCGGTCGCATAGGCGCGGCCCTGCGCGTCGAGCTTCTGCACATAGTGCGGCGCTTCCTGCGTCGGGGCGGCCGTGGCGCTCTTCAGATCCTGAAGGGAAGAAAAAGTCTCGGCCATGATCAGGCAATCCTCGAATTCTTGACATTGAGGCTGGCGACGTCGAGCGTTTCAGGCTGCTGCGCCGCATGCGGATGCTCCGCGCCCTTGTAAACCCTGAGGTTGCCCATCTGCTTGCGCCCGAGCGGCCCGCGCGGAACCATACGCTCAACGGCCTTCTCGAGCACGCGCTCGGGGAAACGGCCATCGAGGATGAATTTCGCCGTGCGCTCCTTGATGCCGCCCGGATAGCCGGTGTGGTGGTAATAGACCTTCTGATCGCGCTTGCGGCCGGTAAAGACCACCTTCTCGGCATTGATGATGATGATATTGTCGCCATCATCCATATGCGGCGTGAAGGTCGGTTTGTGCTTTCCGCGAAGCCGCATGGCCACGAGCGACGCCAGCCTGCCGACCACAAGGCCGGTGGCGTCGATCAGGACCCACTTCTTGGTGATGTCCGCCGGCTTGGCGGAATAGGTCTTGCCGAACATAGTTCAAATTCCATGCATTTTGAGCCGCGCGGCGATGTGGCCGCTGCGGTCGCGTCGCGCTTGTAGTTTTATTGGCGGCGCGCGTCAAGCGACTATGAAGCAGAGGACCGCTAAAACTGGCTTATAGATCATATGTTTGCATAAAGAGGTAGAATAATACCACATTCACTGACGTTAGCGGCCCTGCCCTTCACTCCGGCTGGGCGCGGACGAAGGTTTCCGGGCTGCCCTCCTCCGGATTGACGAAAATAATGTCCCTGGGATCGCGGCGCGGCGCGTCCACGGCGAAGAACACGACCGGACCTTCGAGAATATCCGGCAGAGCGTGGATCGTGCGGCGCTTGAAGAACAGCAGTTGCCCCGGCGCGAACTCGCGGAGATCGGACGCCGCGCCCATCCAGAACGTGCCGCGGCCCGAGAGAACATAGAGATATTCATCCGAGCCTTCATGATAATGGGCCGGCGTTCCACGATAGACGCGGAACACGCGCGCGCTCGATCCGGGCTCGTTGGTCAGATAGCGGTCGAGCAGCAGCGTGTCGGCGCTTGGCGGAAAGGAGCGAGCGATTTCGTTCAGATCGAAGCGGCCGAAGGCGCTGCTATCGGTTTTGACGTTCATGTGCTGTCTCCAATTGGAGCGATCCGGCCGTCAAAGGATTATGTGAAGTGGAAAGCTTTGAGGATATTTCATGACCAGCAGCGTGCCTTCCTTGTCCGGCGATGACATCAAGTCCATTCTGCGCAAGGTCAAGACGATCGCAATCGTCGGCGCCTCGGCCAATCCGGAGCGCCCATCCTATGAGGTCGCGGCCTTCCTGTTGTCGCGCGGCTACGAGGTGACCGCCGTCAACCCCGGCCTTGCCGGCCAGAGCCTCCTCGGCGCGCCTGCAGTCGCCAGCCTCAAGGATCTTCCCGCGCCGGTCGATATGGTCGATATTTTCCGCAATTCGGCGGCGGCCGGCGAGGTCGTGACGGATATATTGGCCCTGAACTGGCGCCCTTCGGTCATCTGGATGCAGCTTGGCGTCGTCAACGAGCCTGCCGCCGCCCTGGCCCGAGCGCAGGGGATCACGGTGATCATGAATCGCTGCCCCAAGATCGATTATGTCCAGCTTGGCGTCGGCCGGAACTGAGTCGCTAAGCGAGCCAATTCTCGACCTTCAGGCCATTGACGCGGGTAAACTCCTGCAGATTCGCGGTGACGATCGTCGCTCCTACCGCGCGGGCGTGCGATGCGATCAGCAGATCGTTGCCGCCGATGGTCAGACCCGCCGCCTCAAGCTCCGCGCGGAGCCTGCCATATTCGACGTCGGCCGGAGCGTCGAACGCGAGCACCGTCATTTCTCCAAGGATGTCTTCCACCACTTTCCTGAGGCGTGGAGATCCCTTTTTGGCGCATCCATAGCGCAGTTCCGCAGCAACGATGATGCTGGTGCAGATGTCGCCCTCGCCGACTTTCTCGATCCGCGCCGCCGCCCGGCCGCGCGGATTCTTGATCAGGTCGGAAAGGATGTTCGTGTCGAGCATATAGCGCGTCAAAATATGTCTTCAGGCGCGACCGGCCGATCCTCGATCTGGCAAAGCGCCTCCTCGAGCGGCTCGAGCGTTGCGAGTAGCGCCAGCAAGCCGCGTTTGCGCGTTGGCTCAATGACCAGCCGGTCGCCGTCCCGGCTCATGATCGCCTCATCGCCGGGCAATTCAAATTCGACGGGAATGCGGACGGCCTGATTGCGGCCATTTCTGAACAGCTTGACGCGTCTTTGCTCTGACACGGACACCTCCAGCATATGCCTTAGCATATGCCGTCCGAACTGCTGTGGCAAGAAGCCTCATCTCTCCTGATTGAGCGCCTGGGCATGCGCAGCAGCCATGCCGAGGACGATCATCGCAAAGCCCTGATGCAGCAGCCCCGCCCACAGCGGCACGGCGAGCACGAGCGTCGTGATTCCAATCACAGCCTGCGCGGCGACGAGGACGGCCAGCGCGGCGGCGCGGCGGCTTGCGGCGCCTCGACCTGCGGCGACGCGCGTATAAAGCGCCTGCGCAAGCGCGAAAACCAGCAGCGCATAGGCGGCCATCCGGTGCTGGAACTGCACGGTCAGGAGATTGTCGACGAAATTGCGCCACAGCGGCGCCTCTGCCATCAATTGGTCGAGCGGCGGAAAGAACCGTCCGTCCATCAGCGGCCAGCTATTATAGGCGCGTCCGGCGCGCAGCCCGGCGACGAGGGCGCCGAGGCCAATTTGCGCAAGCGCCGCGACCACAAAGACCAGGGCGAGGCCGAACAGGCGGCGCGGCGGCGCGGCAACAGCGGGCGGCCGCGAATTGAGCGAAGCCGCCAGCCAGACCAGGATGGCGAAGGTCACACTCGCCAGCAAAAGATGCAGCGCGAGCCGCTCCTGCGCCACCTCGGCGCGATCGACGAGGCCGGATTTCACCATCCACCAGCCAACAAACCCCTGCAGCCCGCCAAGCGCGAGGACGCCGACGAGCTTTGGCTTCAATGAAGGCGGCAGCAGGCCCTTCGCCCAGAAGAAAACCATCGGCAGGAAGGTCGCGAGCCCGATCAGCCGGCCAAGCAGCCGGTGGCTCCATTCGAAGAAAAAGATGAATTTGAACCCGGCGAGGTCCATGTCGGGAAAGATTTGCGCATATTGCGGGATCTTCTTGTAATTTTCGAATTCGGCCTGCCAGTCGGCCTGCGAGAGCGGCGGGATCACGCCGGTCAAGGGTTTCCACTGCGTGATGGACAGGCCGGATTCCGTCAGCCGCGTCGCGCCGCCGACGAGGACCATCAAGAATACCAGCGCGGCGAGAGTCCAGAGCCAGACGGCGACCGCCGGAACGGTTCGCCAGCTTCGCGCGTCAAAAGCCGACGGCGCCGGCAGCGGATCGTAAACCCAGGTCATGTCGCTCCTTCCGGCGCGGCCTCATATGAAACGCTTGTTGCGGACCAGGCCGCGGACTAAGAGCGGAGCGTCGACCCGCTTCAGGCGCCGCGCGCTTTCGCGCGCGCCGGAAATCTGATCTATCGCCGCATCATCGCGAAGTCCACGCGACCGGCCCGAACGAGAGGCAAGACACGCGCATGCGAATGCGGACGCGCAAATTCATCGGGGCGATCGTGATGACGGCGTTCGTCATCCTCTATTCGCTCGTGGCAATGGCTCTGGCGCAGGCCCGCCCGGTGCAGGAGGCGGCGCCCGCCATCCAGATCATTTGCTATGCGGCGCTGGGCCTTGCCTGGGTGCTGCCGCTGATGCCGCTCATCCGCTGGATGCAGAGGCCCGACCGCTGAAGCTCAGGCGGCGTCAAGGCTGAGGCCGCGCGGCGACGATTGTTTCGGCGCGCCGATCACGAGCACATTCTTCGCCCGCCATCCAGCGAGATTGGCGCCGGAGCCGACGATCACCGCCTCGCGCGGCTCGGCCGCGGCCGTCAGCACGACGAAATC contains these protein-coding regions:
- a CDS encoding TetR/AcrR family transcriptional regulator, translating into MKIADLTRQALLAHAAVAFAENGFERAAVREITRRAAVNQAAINYHFGGKEALYREVLRLAFAALREASLLDEETVDRVGREEAVRLFIRQQVTALEKHDQLSRYLRILAWETLAPTPIYLDFIASAELPMLDQAEKIVRRFLPAGAPRAEITIATIWLTQQVAPFIRHYDMLSQPPLNLTIDRRFIEQLAADVGRMAVAGLNARTTAAGADSAYEAQMA
- the rpsI gene encoding 30S ribosomal protein S9 → MAETFSSLQDLKSATAAPTQEAPHYVQKLDAQGRAYATGKRKDAVARVWIKPGSGKVVVNGRAVEVYFARPVLRMILQQPLGVAKRVDQYDLTVTVAGGGLSGQAGAVRHGLSKALVAFEPELRGVLKKEGFLTRDSRVVERKKYGKKKARRSFQFSKR
- the rplM gene encoding 50S ribosomal protein L13, which encodes MFGKTYSAKPADITKKWVLIDATGLVVGRLASLVAMRLRGKHKPTFTPHMDDGDNIIIINAEKVVFTGRKRDQKVYYHHTGYPGGIKERTAKFILDGRFPERVLEKAVERMVPRGPLGRKQMGNLRVYKGAEHPHAAQQPETLDVASLNVKNSRIA
- a CDS encoding cupin domain-containing protein → MNVKTDSSAFGRFDLNEIARSFPPSADTLLLDRYLTNEPGSSARVFRVYRGTPAHYHEGSDEYLYVLSGRGTFWMGAASDLREFAPGQLLFFKRRTIHALPDILEGPVVFFAVDAPRRDPRDIIFVNPEEGSPETFVRAQPE
- a CDS encoding CoA-binding protein, whose protein sequence is MTSSVPSLSGDDIKSILRKVKTIAIVGASANPERPSYEVAAFLLSRGYEVTAVNPGLAGQSLLGAPAVASLKDLPAPVDMVDIFRNSAAAGEVVTDILALNWRPSVIWMQLGVVNEPAAALARAQGITVIMNRCPKIDYVQLGVGRN
- a CDS encoding type II toxin-antitoxin system VapC family toxin, whose amino-acid sequence is MLDTNILSDLIKNPRGRAAARIEKVGEGDICTSIIVAAELRYGCAKKGSPRLRKVVEDILGEMTVLAFDAPADVEYGRLRAELEAAGLTIGGNDLLIASHARAVGATIVTANLQEFTRVNGLKVENWLA
- a CDS encoding antitoxin, whose protein sequence is MLRHMLEVSVSEQRRVKLFRNGRNQAVRIPVEFELPGDEAIMSRDGDRLVIEPTRKRGLLALLATLEPLEEALCQIEDRPVAPEDIF
- a CDS encoding COX15/CtaA family protein is translated as MTWVYDPLPAPSAFDARSWRTVPAVAVWLWTLAALVFLMVLVGGATRLTESGLSITQWKPLTGVIPPLSQADWQAEFENYKKIPQYAQIFPDMDLAGFKFIFFFEWSHRLLGRLIGLATFLPMVFFWAKGLLPPSLKPKLVGVLALGGLQGFVGWWMVKSGLVDRAEVAQERLALHLLLASVTFAILVWLAASLNSRPPAVAAPPRRLFGLALVFVVAALAQIGLGALVAGLRAGRAYNSWPLMDGRFFPPLDQLMAEAPLWRNFVDNLLTVQFQHRMAAYALLVFALAQALYTRVAAGRGAASRRAAALAVLVAAQAVIGITTLVLAVPLWAGLLHQGFAMIVLGMAAAHAQALNQER
- a CDS encoding DUF2842 domain-containing protein, producing MRMRTRKFIGAIVMTAFVILYSLVAMALAQARPVQEAAPAIQIICYAALGLAWVLPLMPLIRWMQRPDR